One Spinacia oleracea cultivar Varoflay chromosome 4, BTI_SOV_V1, whole genome shotgun sequence DNA segment encodes these proteins:
- the LOC110775903 gene encoding coiled-coil domain-containing protein SCD2, which yields MDRFRARFDRQKSIDSPPDPVSPVTVSPLHRHARSSSSGISAFKKPQNVATMAAAQRLAQVMAHSGDDEDEDEDDLLVDYQPVGSLGGLGLAAGRSGRPRSPKSLRTASTEQVPSLRTPMVARPSFSAKTHEHPLPRPTSAGRLSQPPINALESKQSSAHLPSTVRTHRTSMDSMDMVEEHNSLSGRPSLSIRTDGEASAHSPMPLNSEDVNLSDRSPMVFNPSEQPPSARSILSGRPSGIKTIPTMPPAVKISTKQQISSSPLAGSSSNRRLSLDFGSMISREPKESNDQLSSTALHDELDMLQEENDRLLDKLRLAEERIQDSEARAKQLEKQVANLGEGVTMEARLLNRKEAALQQREAALRVASQKYGGKTGDIAALRMEAETARDEAISALDQLQESESELRSLRSMVHRLMLTQEEMEEVVLKRCWLARYWGLCVRYGIYPDIAEAKLEYWSSFAPLPVEIVIAAGQKAKEDNHSANTDDRREKTIRDAIELSGEGSAESMLIVERGLRELSVLKVEDAIRVAMAQHRRRNMQKPAFTDDLRSPSQKFSEAFDLSQEESEEVQFKQAWLMYFWRRARNHGLEPDIVDERLRFWINHSARGSSSHDAVDVERGLLELRKLGLENQLWEESRRWTEQDSQTRRQMDS from the exons ATGGATCGGTTTAGGGCAAGGTTTGATAGACAAAAGAGCATAGACAGCCCCCCTGATCCTGTGTCTCCGGTGACCGTGTCACCATTGCACCGTCATGCTCGTTCTTCGTCGTCTGGAATATCTGCCTTTAAGAAGCCTCAGAATGTGGCGACTATGGCAGCGGCTCAACGACTTGCACAAGTGATGGCTCATTCGGgtgatgatgaagatgaagatgaggaTGATCTCTTGGTTGATTATCAGCCTGTTGGCTCGCTTGGTGGCCTTGGCCTTGCTGCTGGAAGGTCTGGTAGACCTCGATCTCCAAAG TCACTTCGTACAGCTTCTACTGAGCAAGTTCCATCACTAAGAACTCCAATGGTTGCTCGTCCATCGTTCTCTGCCAAGACCCATGAACATCCATTACCAAGACCAACTTCAGCTGGTAGGCTGTCTCAGCCACCCATTAACGCTCTGGAGTCAAAGCAGTCATCAGCTCATCTACCATCAACAGTTAGAACACATAGGACTTCCATGGATTCAATGGACATGGTGGAAGAACATAATTCCTTGAGTGGAAGGCCATCTCTGTCTATTAGAACTGATGGAGAAGCTTCTGCTCATTCCCCTATGCCCTTGAACTCTGAGGATGTCAACCTATCTGACCGATCACCTATGGTCTTCAATCCTTCTGAACAACCTCCATCTGCGCGTTCTATTTTGTCAGGTCGACCTTCAGGGATTAAAACGATTCCTACGATGCCTCCTGCTGTTAAAATATCTACAAAGCAACAAATTTCATCGAGTCCATTGGCTGGAAGCAGCAGCAATAGGAG GTTGTCGCTGGACTTTGGAAGTATGATATCAAGAGAACCAAAAGAATCTAATGATCAGCTTTCTTCGACAGCCCTACACGATGAG CTTGATATGCTCCAGGAGGAAAATGACCGTCTTCTTGATAAG CTCCGACTTGCAGAGGAACGGATCCAAGATTCTGAAGCAAGAGCTAAGCAACTTGAGAAACAG GTTGCTAATCTCGGAGAGGGTGTGACTATGGAAGCTCGACTTTTAAACAG AAAAGAGGCAGCCTTGCAGCAAAGGGAG GCTGCACTGAGAGTTGCTTCACAAAAATATGGTGGCAAAACTGGAGATATTGCAGCACTTAGGATGGAAGCAGAG ACTGCTAGGGATGAGGCAATTTCTGCGCTTGACCAACTCCAGGAGTCCGAGTCTGAATTAAGATCCCTTCGGTCTATGGTTCACAGATTGATGTTGACTCAGGAAGAGATG GAAGAGGTGGTTCTGAAGAGGTGTTGGCTTGCTCGATATTGGGGTTTATGCGTCCGATATG GGATTTATCCAGATATCGCGGAAGCCAAACTTGAATATTGGTCATCCTTTGCCCCACTACCTGTTGAAATTGTTATTGCTGCAGGACAGAAAGCAAAGGAAGACAATCACTCAG CTAACACTGATGATAGAAGGGAAAAGACTATCCGTGATGCCATTGAACTTTCAGGAGAGGGCAGCGCTGAGAGCATGCTTATAGTAGAGAGAGGTCTGAGGGAACTTTCTGTGCTTAAG GTGGAAGATGCCATCAGGGTCGCAATGGCTCAACACAGACGGAGGAATATGCAGAAGCCTGCTTTTACAG ATGACTTGAGATCTCCGAGTCAGAAATTTTCAGAAGCTTTTG ATTTGAGCCAAGAGGAATCTGAAGAAGTGCAGTTTAAGCAG GCATGGCTGATGTACTTTTGGAGAAGAGCGAGAAACCATGGTTTGGAACCAGACATAGTAGATGAACGCCTGCGCTTTTGGATTAACCATAGTGCAAGAGGAAGTTCCTCGCATGACGCAGTTGATG TTGAACGAGGGCTTCTGGAGCTCCGGAAGTTAGGGTTGGAAAACCAGTTGTGGGAAGAAAGCCGGAGATGGACTGAGCAAGACTCACAGACAAGAAGGCAAATGGACTCCTGA
- the LOC130471427 gene encoding uncharacterized mitochondrial protein AtMg00310-like → MALGRYLGAHFSGYTPTRADYRRIMQKNESRINPWQANFLSKAGRMTLIQSNLEALPAYICSSFLLPQKTCLQLDGVHRQFFWNQSKLGYALPLIAWKKVCQPKDQGGLGLRRSYPLNKAFIAKLGWKILTDENNLWAKIMRKKYLQNNNFFSVKKKTRDSPIWSSILNQREILRKGIRWKLGNGNTINFWKDNWIGQYALSDLSGISSNHIMEDYTVSFFIDETKNWDIGKLSSVLPPETVQKIRGIPIPVNDLQDIPIWGCTNSGEFSVKSAT, encoded by the coding sequence ATGGCACTAGGTAGATATCTGGGTGCCCACTTCTCGGGCTACACACCCACTAGAGCAGACTACCGTCGTATTATGCAAAAAAATGAAAGCCGTATAAACCCATGGCAAGCAAACTTTCTTTCAAAAGCAGGAAGAATGACTCTCATTCAAAGTAACCTTGAGGCTCTCCCAGCCTATATATGCTCCTCCTTCCTTCTTCCACAAAAGACGTGCCTTCAGCTGGACGGTGTACACCGCCAATTCTTTTGGAACCAATCCAAGTTAGGTTATGCCCTCCCTCTTATCGCTTGGAAAAAAGTCTGTCAACCTAAGGACCAGGGGGGACTTGGACTAAGGAGGTCTTACCCTTTAAACAAAGCCTTCATCGCAAAGCTAGGTTGGAAAATCCTGACGGACGAAAACAATTTGTGGGCTAAAAtcatgagaaagaaatatctcCAGAATAACAATTTCTTTTCAGTTAAAAAGAAAACTAGAGACTCGCCTATTTGGTCCAGCATTCTAAATCAACGTGAGATCCTCCGGAAAGGTATAAGGTGGAAGCTAGGAAATGGGAATACCATTAATTTTTGGAAAGATAACTGGATCGGACAATATGCCTTATCTGACCTTTCGGGTATCTCATCTAATCATATCATGGAAGATTATACAGTGAGTTTTTTCATAGATGAAACTAAAAATTGGGACATTGGAAAACTTTCGTCAGTTCTTCCACCTGAAACTGTACAAAAAATAAGAGGAATACCAATACCAGTTAACGACCTCCAGGACATCCCTATTTGGGGTTGCACAAACTCGGGAGAGTTTTCAGTAAAATCTGCAACCTGA